TGTCTCCTACGAGAGCGCCGCCAAGGAGTGGCACGTGGACCTCGCGGCCCGGTACAGCCGAAGCGCCGGCCTCCTCGACTTCGGCTTGACCGTCTTCGACGGCACCAGCCGGGAGGCCTGTCTGGCCTGTGTGTTGCCCCGGTTGGACAAGAGGGGCGAACTGCTGCTGGTCCAGCACTACGAGCAGATCCGGCAGTTCGGCTTGGACGCCCAGCTCACCATCGAATCCTGGCTGCTGAAGCTCGAAGTCATTCACCGCGCCGGCGCATCAAACGGAATGGGACGGGAGCAGGACTACGCGGCCTTCGTGGCGGGTGGCGAATACACGTTCAACGCGGTCTTCGACTCGAACGCGGACCTGGGGCTGCTGGTGGAATGGACCTACGACGGCCGTGGCGACGACGCACCCCACGTCTTCAACAACGAAGCCTTCGCCGCCGTCCGGCTGGGCTTGAACGACGTGGAAGGCACCCAGATCACCGTGAGCGCACTATGGGACCTCGACCACGCCACCCGCTCGCTCGGCCTCGAGCTGACCCGGCGGCTGACCGACCGGTGGTCCCTGGAGGTCGCGGGAACCTTCTTCGTCGCCGTGGACAAGGACGATTTGAACTACTACGAAACCCGGCGCGACAGCTTCGTCGAGATGGGCGTCACCTACCACTTCTGACAGGTAACGGCCCCTCTGACACTCGCAGGAAGTGATCACGCCGGAGAGGGCGACTCGACGGCCAGTTCCCGCGGCAGCTTGAAGGTCACGTTCTCTTCGATGCCGTCGAGGCTCGTCAGGGTGACGTCGAACGCTTCGCGGAGCCGGTCCACCAATCCCTGCACCAGATCCTCGGGCGCCGATGCGCCGGCGGTGATCCCCACGGATTCAACGCCTTCCAGCCAAGCCGGATCGAGGCCCGTGGCGTCCGGGATGAGGTAGCTGACGGTTCCGACCTCCTCGCCGATCTCCCGCAGACGGTTCGAGTTGGAGCTGTAGTCCGCGCCGATGACCAGGATCACGTCGGACTCCGACGCCAGGAGCCGCACGGCGGTCTGCCGGTTCTGGGTCGCGTAGCAGATGTCCTTCACGTCCGGCCCGCGGATCTCGGGGAAACGGGACTTCAGGGCCGCGATGATCTCGCGGGTATCATCCACGCTGAGGGTGGTCTGCGTCACGTAGGAGAGCTTCGCCGAATCGGCGGGGCTCAGCTCCGCCACGTCCTCGAGATTGGACACCAGGTGCACCGTGCCCGGTACCTGCCCCATGGTGCCCTCGACCTCCGGGTGGCCGGCGTGGCCGATGAGCACCACCTCATGGCCCTGCCGCGCGTAGCGCTGTGCCTCGACGTGGACCTTGCTCACCAGCGGACAGGTGGCGTCGATGACCTGGAGGCCGCGCCCGTCCGCCGCATCCTCCACCTTGCGGGCGACGCCGTGGGCGCTGAACACCGTGACCGCGCCCTTCGGAATGTCGGAGACCTTCTCGACGAAGCGCGCTCCCTTCTCGCGCAAGCCCTCCACCACGTGCTTGTTGTGGACGATCTCGTGCCGCACGTAGACCGGGGCGCCGTAGATCTCAAGCGCGCGCTCCACGATGTCCACCGCCCGGACCACGCCGGCGCAGAAGCCTCTAGGCTGCGCCAGGATGACTCGCAAGGGTCGTTTGGCCACTGATTCCCTCCGATCCGGCAGTGCAGTCTCTTGGCCCATGTCGAATTCACTATGCAGCACCGGCACCCGAGGGTCAATCTTCCGGTCGCTACGGAACGGCGCCGCCGATGGCACGCGCGGCCATGTGGCCCGCGCGCACGGCGCTTTCGATGGTGGCGGGCAGTCCGGTGTCGATCCAGTCCCCCGCCAGATACACATTCGGGAACCGGCTCCGGGTCCCCGGGCGGAGCTTCACCTGCGCGGGCGTCTGCGCGAACGTCGCGCGTTTCTCCTTGACGACCCTGTACGGCGGCAGCGGCCACAAGGGGCGCCCCAGGGCGGCGGCGACGTCGCGCCATGTCTTGCGGGCGATGGCGTCGGCGTCCTCGTCGACCATGCCGTCGGCCGCGCTGATGGTGATGGACGCGACGTCGCCGCGGACGAACAGCCATTGCGCCGTCCCGCCGACGAGCCCGAGGAACGGCAGGTCAGAGGGGAGGCCGCCGCCCTCGGGCAATCGGAAGTGGG
The DNA window shown above is from Deltaproteobacteria bacterium and carries:
- the ispH gene encoding 4-hydroxy-3-methylbut-2-enyl diphosphate reductase, with protein sequence MAKRPLRVILAQPRGFCAGVVRAVDIVERALEIYGAPVYVRHEIVHNKHVVEGLREKGARFVEKVSDIPKGAVTVFSAHGVARKVEDAADGRGLQVIDATCPLVSKVHVEAQRYARQGHEVVLIGHAGHPEVEGTMGQVPGTVHLVSNLEDVAELSPADSAKLSYVTQTTLSVDDTREIIAALKSRFPEIRGPDVKDICYATQNRQTAVRLLASESDVILVIGADYSSNSNRLREIGEEVGTVSYLIPDATGLDPAWLEGVESVGITAGASAPEDLVQGLVDRLREAFDVTLTSLDGIEENVTFKLPRELAVESPSPA